GCCCCGAATCAGACCCCAGGTTGCCCCCAGGCAGCTGCCCCCTGGGGCTATGGGTCTGCCCACCTCAGACCCCCAGCTGCCCCTGTGGCGATGGGTCCCCCCTCCCCAGacccccagctgcccctggggctacGTGTCTGCCTGCCTCAGATCCCCAGCTGCCCCCATGGTGATGGGTCCCCCCTCCCCAGACTCCCAGCTGCCCCCTGTGGCCATGGGTCCACCCGCCCCCgacccccagctgccccctgggGCTGTGGGTCCCGTGGCAGGTACCTGGGCCAGGGGGGCCCCGGCGGCCAGGAGATGGTTGTCCTTGAGCATGACGGCGTCAGCCAGGCCGTAGCGGTGGGGGTGGGCGCCCCCCACCAGCAGCCCATACTTCTCCACCAGACGGAAGCCCGGCGTCGTCTTCCGCGTCCCGGCCACTGTCCCTGGCCACCCCACAGCCCGGGCCAGCCTCACGGCACGGGCGGCCGCCGTGGCCACCCCACTGCAGCGGCCCAGGCAGTTGAGGGCCACCCGCTCGCCCAGCAGCaccccagccccggggccccgcacctCAGCCACCACGGCCACGGGGGCCACCGGCTGCCCCTCGGCTGCCCGCCGGGCCACCGTGCACCCCGTGGCGGCCCACACCGCCTCGGCGAAGGGCAGCCCCGCCAGGACGCCTGGCGACTTGCAGAGCAGCTGAGCCCGGCACAGCGCCTGCCCCACGGCCAGAGCAGCGTAGTCGGGGCCTGGGGCATCCTCCTCCAGCCAGGCCTGTGCCAGGGCCTGGAGCCGGGGCGCCGGCAGCAGCGGGGACAGGTCTGGGGGGCTGTCCATGGCCCAGGAGCCTGTGGAGACCATAAAGTGCTGCCCAAGATGTACCAGAGTGGCCAGCAGGGCGGCACTGCTGCCTGGTGGGGCTGTAAGGTGCCGCAGGCCCCACACAGCCCCTGGACACTGCTGAGCAGCGGGGTCCTGCCCCATAGAGACCTTCGGCATCGCTCCCTGCCACATAGACACCCTTCAGGCACCAGGGTCCTAGCCCATAGAGACCCTTGGGGTGGGCCCTGCCCCATAGACACCCTCCAGGCACTGGGGCCTTGCCCCACAGACACCCCTGGGCACTGGGGtcctgccccatagagaccccttGCAGCATTCCAGCTCATTGGCGACTCCTTACGTCTGCTCCCTACCCCATATCTCCCCCCCTGCTCCCTAGGTCCTGGCCCACGGTTGATCCCTGCCCCATAACTACCCCCACGCACCTGAGCCCAGCCCTACAGCTGCCCCCGCCCGGCTCCTGCATGCCTGGGCCCACAGCAGCCACCCTCCCCCCAGGCTGGGGGAGAGCAAAGTCCACCTCGAACCGGCCACGTCTCccagcccccctgccccacaccgAGACCCCCAAACCAGGCCCAGGTCCCAAACTGGGGGGTCACAGGTTGGGGTCGCACATTGGGGTCCCCGGACCCCCACTGACCTGCAGAGCCGGGAGCCAGGGGGTGAACGAAGCCGCCTGGGGGGCTGCGGGTGGGATGGGCCCCACGGTGCCGCCCTGTGATTGGCCATCCGgtgccccgcccccccccttgCCTGGTTCCCACCCCCAGATTTGTGAAtggagccccccagccccacaggcgcCTCCGAGCCCCCTGGCTGCCTCTGTCGCAGACACACATGTCCCGTGTCCGTGTCCCATGACCCCACCACCACACGTGTCCCTGTGTGCATGTCCTCCCACCACGCATGTCCCCGCCTGACCCCACTGCCATGTGTGTCCCCCCACCACACGTGTCCCCATGGGACCCCACCACCATGCATGTCCCCCTGTGCCCGTGTCCCCACATGATCCCACCGCCACACGTGTCCCATGTCCATCTCCAGGGCCGTGCATGTCCCCCCACCACACATGTCCCCCTCCCCAGTCCCCCCCAGCAAGGCAGGAGCCAGGGCTGGCGGTTTCCCTTTAATGGCAATAAATAAGCAGTGCCAgggggcagccccacggcacagggggcagccccacggcacGGAGGGGGCCCCACGGCATGTGGGGGCCGAGCAGCTCCAGGCACGGGGGGGCCCCGgggtcacttctgcctcttccGGTTGTCCTCGGCGTCgcctggggggggcagggacacggTGTCAGTGGGGCCTgactgtccccccccaccccccccaacctCAGCCctcccccactgccccccccatGGGCAACACGGGTGCAGGAGGGTGACAAGGACACGGGGTGGTGGGGACACAGGGCAGTGATGCGGACACAGCCACAGACAACAGGGACACATGGGGTGACAAGGACACGGAGAGGGGATGGGGACACAGACATGGGGTGATGGGCACATGTGGGGTGACGGGGGACACAGGGGGTAACAAGGACACACAGGGTGATGGAGACACAGCCATGAGgtgatggggacacagggggtgTGTGACGGGGACACCAGGGGTGACAGGGACACAGCCACAGGGTGACAGGTGAGTACCTGTGGCCAGGCCCAAGGACGATGGAGGGGACATGAGTTTATGCTACAAGAAGGGAGGAATGAAGAAGAGATGGTGgtgagggatggagggagggaaggatggagggaaggatggaggggTGGTGAGATGGTAAGAtggaaggatggagggagggatgacAAAACTGCTGGAAGGATGGAGGAACAGAGTGATAATGATATTGTgggatggagggacagagtgaCAGTGGGGCAGAGGGATGGAGTGATAGCGGGATGGTGGAACTGACTGATGGAGGGACAGAGACTGAGGTGACTGGTGGGACGAAGAAAGGGCTGGACAGCGTGGTGGAGAAACACAGGGACGGAGCAACGCGAGAGCTGCCCGGATGTTGGGCTCCGTGgcctgtcccagccctgggggATGAGGTGTCCAGGCTGGGTTGGGGATGATGGACACGGAGGGATGGGGAGGGATGGAAAAATGGAGGGGATGAAGGGTTGGGGGGTCGGAGGGACGAAGGGATGTTAGGACCAGGGCTGCGTCCTCACCCTCCAGGTAATTCCTGGCAACGAACTTGAGTGCCTCGTCCAGCAAGATGACGGGGAAGGAGATCTTCAGCACCATGAACCAGTGCACCACGTCTAGGGGCGTCAGCTTGAAGATCATCTGCAGCGGGGGGGAGATGAAGGGACCTGCTGTGTcggccccccaaatcccctccccaagccccccCAGTTCCCCTGGCCCCCGCTTACGGGCAGCGGCTCGATGTAGAGGATGACAAAGTGGAGGGACAtggagaggcagatggagccGACGAGCCAGATGTTGACCCAGGGTGGCATGCGGATGAGGGACTGGTTCTCAGAGAGGCTGCGAGGACAGGGGGGACACAGGTGGGTCATGTGGGGGGACATGCGGGGCAGGGACATTGGAGACGGTCCCCTACCTGTTGAGGGCATTGCACATCTCAATGGTGACCAGCACAGAGAGCGCCATGGTCATGGGCACCGGCGACTCGAAGATGTCACAGTCGAGGCCTTCGAACTCCACGTTGTGCTCCGTGCACTGCATGAAGTGGGTCTGCAGGGACCCCAGGTCACCGTGTTGTCATTGCGGGAACAGGTTGGGGGGGGTCATTGCGGGCACCCCGGGGTCACCATGGGGATGCCAGGGTCATCATGGGGACAGCAGGGTCATTGCAAGGACGGTGGGGTCATGATGAGTACAGCATGGTCATTGCAGGGACCCCAGGGTCACCATGAGGATGGTGGGGTCACTGTGGGGACCCCAAGGTTGCTATGTGGACTGCAGGACCACAGGGGACAGCGGGTCACCAGTGGGGACGGGGCACCCCGGGACCACAGGGGACAGCAGGTCACCAGCAGGGACGGGGCACCCCGGGACCACAGGGGACAGCGGGTCACTGGCACCACTCACCAGCTGATGGTAGGTGACGCTGGGGCCGTCCTCGGCGTAGAGGAACCACCAGGCCGCGGCGCCCACGGTGGCGGCCCCCACGTAgcctggggagagtggggggacGGGGGTGAGCCGGGTGCGGGGCCGCTCGCCGGGGTGGGGGCGACGGGGAGGGCGGCTCACCCCCGATGGCCAGGTAGCGGAAGAAGAGCCAGCCGCTGATGAGGGGCTCCttggggctgcggggcggcttgTCCATGATGTCCAGGTCCGGGGGGTTGAAGCCGAGGGCTGTGGCCGGCAGCCCGTCCGTCACCAGGTTCACCCAGAGCAGCTGCACCGGGATCAGCGCCTCGGGCAGCCCCAGTGCCGCCGTCAGGAAGATGCTGGGGGAGGTGGGTCAGGGGggtgggggagctggggggagccgGGAAGAGCCAGGGGCACTGGGGGAGACCAGGGGGGATTGGGGAGAGCCGGGGATCTGGGGGGGATCAAGGAGGATCTGTAGGGGAGCCGGGTGGGGAGGACTGGGAGGAGCCGGGCAGATCGAGGGGGTTGGGGGGAGCCAGGGGGACGAGGAGGGATTGGGGGGAGCCAGTGTCAGCGGATCGGGGGAAACTGGGTCTTCGGGGATCGGGGGGATCTAGAGGGAATCCGATGAGCATTGGGGTTGACGTGGGGGGGATCCACGGGGGAGTTTGCGGGGGGTACAAAGGGGATCAGGGAATCCAGGAGGGCTGGAGGAGATCCAGAGGGGATTCAGGGGACCTCATCTCACCCGACGGCCCCGTCCCTGTTGGAGATCTGTGGGAGGCGTGAGGAGGATTggggggcttggggaggggatcGGGGCGTCCCAGCTCGCCGGGGCGTCTCGTCCTCATTGGGGGCGGGGGTCTTGGGGGGATTCGGGGCAGGGATCCGGGTGTGCCAGCTCACCAGACCACCTCGCCCACGTTGGAGGAGATGAGGTAGCGAATGAACTGCTTCATGTTGTTGTAGATGGCGCGGCCCTCCTCCACTGCCGCCACGATGGTGGAGAAGTTGTCGTCCGCCAGCACCATCTCGGAGGCCGTCTTGGCCACGGCCGTCCCCGAGCCCATGGCGATGCCGATCTCCGCCTTCTTCAGCGCTGGCGCGTCGTTCACTCCGTCGCCCGTCTGGGGATGGGGATGGCATCACCGGGCTGCCATCAAGGACCTCCTGGCCCCGCAGAGTCTCCCAGGGACCACAATGTTCCAAACAGAATGCCGAACCCCCAGGGCCACCCTGGAGAGGTGCCGACCCCCCCAGAGCAATACCGGACCCCCAACACCACCCCAGAATGATGCCAGACCCCCAGGGAGATGCTGGAGACCCAGGACCACATCACAGTGATGCTGGATGCCCTGGAGTGATACTGGAGCacctggagcagcctggagagACGCTGGACCCCCCAGGACCACCCTAGAGCAATGCCGGAGCCCCAAGGCCACATCAGAGCCATGACGGAGGCCCCTGCGTGCTGCTGGACTCCCTCCTCCAGTGTCCCGTTCTCACCATGGCTGTGATCTCATCAAAGGACTGCAGGAACTCAACGATCTTGGACTTGTGGGTGGGCTCGACGCGGGCAAAGCAGCAGGCACGGCGACAGGCCTCCCGCTGCTCGGCAGGCGGCAGGTCATCGAATTCGCGGCCCGTGTAGGCCCTTCctgtcacctcctcctcctcactgaagATGCCGATGCGGCGGCAGATGGCGATGGCCGTGCCCTTGTTGTCCCCTGTGATCATGATCACCCGGATGCCCGCGTCCCGGCACAGCTGGATCGAGCCCATCACCTCCTTCCGCGGCGGGTCCAGCATGCCCACGCAGCCCACGAAGGTCAGGTCCATCTGGAGGGACACGAGGAGTCAGGGGAGACATACGGGACAAGGGACCCCAGGCAGGGTGTTGCATGAGGTCATATCGGACCAGTGACCAGAAAGAGGGGACATTATGCACCCATACAGGACCAGGGACCCCGAAGGAGGGTGTTGTATGGCCACACGGGATCGGGGACCCCGGGGAGGGGGTCCCATGTCCGTACAGCACCGGGGGTGCCCCTGAGCGCCAAGCCCCCGTCCTCACCTCATACTCGGCGAACTTGGTGGAGTCCTCCAGGATCATGTCCTCCTTCTTGGGGGGGGTGTCGCgggtggccagggccaggcagcgCAGTGTGTCCCGGCCAGTGCCCCACTCCTTGATGATGGTGAGGATCTTCTCCTTGACAGCGGGCGTCAGAGGCACCCGTGTGGTGCCCACCCGCACATAGTTGCAGCGGTCGATGACACCCTCAGGGGCTCCCTGTGGAGGGATGATGTGAGGGAGGGGGAcgtggaggggagggggaaacggGCACAGGAGGGCGGGTCTCACCTTGACGAACATCTTGTTGCCCACGGCAGCCCGCGAGGCCTTGGCCGGGGAGCAGTAGACTGACATGGACTTGCGGTCGCGGGAGAACTCCAGCGTGAACTCCTTTTTCATCAGCTGCTTGATGACCTAGGGCAGGGGGGACACCATCAGCAGGGTGCGGGGACACAAGGACACCGAGATGGGGGTCAgcagagcacagggacatggggacagggggacattgggtcagcagggcaggggtgcaCAGGGAGAAGGGGtcagcagggacatgggggacacagggacagcaggacacAGGATCAGCAGGGAAATAGGATCAGCAAGACACAGGGGAAATGGATGTGTGGGGACACAAGGtcagtggggacatggggggacttGTAACATGGGGtcaatggggacatggggaagaCAGTGGGGTCAGTAGAACACAGGGCAATGGGGGGGACATGTGGTCAGCAGGGACAAGATGGGGACATGGGGTCAGTGGGGACACGGGGAGGACAGCGGGGTCGGCAGGGTCTGGGGGGAAatgggggacaggatcagggaggACAGCGGGGCTGGCAGGACGCAGAGGGAcaagggggctggggacagcagggacacggGGGAGTCagcgaggggctgcagggccacttACGGAGTTGCAGGCGTTGGCCCGCTCCACCTTGGAGAGGCTCCGCACGTCAGTGTTGAAGACGTTCATCTTCTCTACGAGGCAGGTCAAGGCCGTCTCTGTTGCCTCCCCCACCTTCTCGTAGATGCCTTTGGACTGTGGGGCTGGGGTCAGTGCGGGCACccaggggggcccaggcgtcctggggcCAGGCAGAAGGATGGGCACCCCAGGGGGATCCAGGCATTCTGGCACCGACTGGAGGGGCGTGGGGAGGAACAGGGGAACTTGGCGGGTCCCAGGGTGGGGATGGGGGAACCTGGGGCTTGGGGGGTCccagagagggacagggaggggATGAGGGATCCTGGAGACACAGGGAGGGGTAGAGGGGGACCCACAGGGACGTGGAAGGGATGGGGACCCTGGGGGTCCCaagggggcactgggagggagcGTGGGGACGGCCTCACCTCGTTATAGTCGAGGGAGGAGTCGTTGCAGAGGGCACATATGGTGGCCAGCTCCACCAGCCCATCGTACTGCCCGGCCTTCACGTGCTTCTCGTTCTTCATCCTGGGGGACGGGATGGAACGGCTCAGGGACACAGAGGACACCACCGGGGGGGACACCCCActgccgcgggggccccgcagcaGATGGGGCCAGCAACCCCACGGAGGAGGCCATTATCATCCTGCTGGGGACAGGAATCCCAAAGAGGAGGGTGTTTTCCTCCTGTTGGGGACGGGGACCCCAAAGAGGAGGCCGTTCTGAGCGCGTCAGGGACAGGGGCCTGGGGCCCAGTCACTCACACGTCTCCCTCGGGGGCATAGGTAGAGCCGCTGATGgagaactcgttgagggagcagACGTCACCCTCCACCTTGTCCACGATGAACATCTAGGggcaggaggaagaaaagggtCGGTGGCACCCCGAGGGCCATTGGAGAGCCTGGGGGGGCTGTCGGGGCACCCTGAGCAGCCATCAGTACGTCCTGGTGGGCGTCGGGGCTGTCTGAGGGTCCGCTAGGACATCCCAGGGGCATCCCAGGAGAACGTCGGGGCATCCTGGGAGATGTCAGGGTGTCCTGGGAGGATATTGGGGCATCCTGGGAGAACGTCAGGGCATCCTGCAGGGCCCCCAGGACATCCTAGGGGATGTTGGGGCATCCCAGGAGGACATCAGGGCATCCTGGGGGGCTGTCAGGCAACCTGGGAGATGTCAGGGCATCCTGGGGGGCCGTGGGTCCATGTcaggggagccgggggggcccTGGCTCACCTTGCAGACGGACATCTGGTTGGTGGTGAGGGTGCCGGTCTTGTCAGAGCAGATGACGGAGGTGCAGCCCAGGGTCTCCACGGAGGGCAGGCTCCGCACGATGGCGTTCTTCTTGGCCATGCGCCGGGTGCCCAGCGCCAGGCAGGTGGTGATGACGGCAGGCAGCCCTGCAGTGGGGCGCCGGGACCAACCTCAgtcccgggccccgccgccccccggcctgGCCCCTCATCCCAGGGCAGCCCAATGGGGCCGGGGGAACCGGGGCTGGGGGCTGTAGCTCCATACAGGACCAGAGAATGGTGTTACAAGCCCTCGTAGGTCCCAAGAACAGCGTTAAAAGCCCAGGTGGGATCAAGAAAGGGTAATGAAAGTCCCTACGGGACCTCAGGAAGGCATTACCAGCCCGGGGAAAGCGCTGCGAGCCCGTATGGGGCCGGGGAAGGGGCTGCAAGCCCGTATGGGGCCGGGGAAGGGCGCTGCGAGCCCGTATGGGGCCGGGGAAGGGGCTGCAAGCCCGTACGGGGCCGGGGAAGGGCGCTGCGAGCCCGTATGGGGCCGGGAGTCCCACAAACCTTCGGGGATGGCAGCGACAGCCAGGGCAACAGCGATCTTGAAGTAGTAAATTGCCCCGCGGATCCAGGAGCCACCGTGGACGGGGTCGTTGAAGTGGCCGATGTTGATGAGCCAGACGGCCACGCAGATGAGGGAGATCAccttggagagctgctccccaaaCTCATCCAGCTTCTGCTGCAGCGGCGTCTTGTCCTGCTCTGTAGCCGCCATCTCGTCCCGGATCTTGCCGATCTCCGTGTTCACCCCAGTAGCCACCACAATGCCCACGGCTTTGCCTGCCCCAATGTTCGtgccctgtggggaggagggacggGGTGGCATTGGGGACGTGGCGGGGCACAGGGGGATCAAAGGAGATGCCGAGGGGACGGGGGACCCATGAGGACAGGGAGGACCTGGGGGGACCCATGGGACAGGGGGACCCACGGGACAGGGGGACCCAAGAGGACAGGGAGGACCTGGGGGGACCTGAGGGGACAGGTGGGACCCAAGAGGacaggggggagctggggggaccCGAAGGGACAGGGGGGACCCATGGAGACACTCACAGAGAAGAGCATGTTTTTCTTGTCCTGGTTGACGGCCCGGGGGTCAGGGACCGGCTCCGTGTGCTTGATCACGGAGACGGACTCGCCTGGCAGCAGGGGGACACGCACGTGCCGCAGGTGAGCATGCTGAAGCACGCGTGTACAGCTCCATGCACGCACGCACCCTCTTGTGCAGCCCCCGCCCCGTATTGCACACGCATCCCCGTGTGCACACGCGTCTGCACCCCAGGCCATACCGGTGAGGATGGACTGGTCCACACGCAGCGTTGTCGACTTGATGGAGATGATCCGGATGTCGGCCGGCACCTTGTCTCCCACTGTGGGCACCGTGGTTACTGGGATTACTGGGGGATACTGGAAGCTCCCAGGGATTAGTGGGAGTTATTGGGAGCACTGAGGGCCACTAGGAGTTCCCAGCACCTACTGGCAGTTACTGGGAGCTACCAATGGTTACTGAGGTCACTGGGAGCTCCTGGGAGTTACTGGGAGCTCCCGGGGGTTCCTGGGAGCTGCCAGCAGTTACTgggggggggtcactgggagCTCCGGGGGGTCATTGGGACCTCCTGGGGGTTACTGGGGGTCAGTGGGAGCTCCCGGGGGGTCACTGGGAGCTGGCAGCAGTTACTGGGGTTACTGGGAGCTGGCGGGTGCCCCGTCACCGCCTCACCTGCCACCTCGGCAATGTCCCCGGGCACCAGGTCGCGGGCCTTGATGCGCTGCACAGCCTTGCGGTCGGCGCGGTACACCTTGCCCATCTCCGGCTCGTACTCCTTGAGCGCCTCAATGGCGTTCTCGGCATTGCGCTCCTGCCACGGCGACCGGCACGGCACGGGACCACGGGGACGGCAGCGTGGAGATGGGAGACGGTCAGCGACGGGGATGCCCCCGGGTCCCTTGGCCGCAGAGCGGCGGCCCCAGACACGGCCCCGGCCATGTCCCCATGGCCCCAGACACGTCCTCGTGGCCCCAAACACATCCCCATCTCCATCTCTGTGTCCCCAAACAGGTCtccacatccccatccccatcctcatGTCCCCAGACATGTCCCCGtggccccagccctgtccccatggccccagctctgtcctcaCGGCCCCAGACATGTCCCTGCAGCCCCATCCCCGTTCTCATGTCCCCAGACACATCCCCATGGCCCCAGCCCCATCCCCATCTCCACCTCTGTGTCCCCAAACAGGTCTCCatgtccccagccctgtcctcATGTCCCCAGACATGCCCCCAcatccccagccccctccccatacctccatctccatccctgtgtccccaaaCAGATCCCCATGGCCTCAGTCCTGCCCCAgcaccatccccatgtccccagatgTGCTCCCATAGCCAGAGCCCtgttcccagccccagccccagccctgtgtccccagatgtgtccccatgtccccagacaTGCTCCCatggccccagctctgtcccaggCCACGTCCCTTTGACTCCAgtcccgtccccgtgtccccaagccCATCCCCGACGTCCCCAGTGCCACCGCCACCCTTTTACCTGCCAGACGCCCACCACAGCATTAGCGATGAGGATGAGGAGGATGACGAAAGGCTCTACAAAGGCGGTGATGGTCTCCTCGCCCTCCTCAAACCAGGCCAGGACCTGGGGGGAgaacggggacagggacaggtcaccACGGGAGTCGTGCGGCCCCGGATCGCCTTTCGCTGTCACGCGAAGGGCCCAGCTGTCCCCACGGCAAATGTCAAgacgctgccgggggggggggggggggggggcaggggacgGGGGGTGGCTGCGGCCCTGGGGAGGGGACACCCACGTcccacctccccccccgcctGGGGCAGCTGCCGACACTTGAGACGTCGCGGCCGACACCGGATCCCCCCCGGGGCCCGATTCCAGCCCCAGAGGTCACCGCCAAGGACGTGGCCGCCGCCACCtccccctccagccccaccactccccgaggggcccaggcgtccgggcagtgCCGCTGGCTTCAGCAAAGGGGCCCCGGAGCTGGTCCCCCCCACcctggcaggggcccaggcgtccggcccttccccgccgccgctcccacTCACGAAGGAGATGCAGGCGGCCAGCAGCAGGATTCGCACCAGCAGGTCCTCAAACTGCTCCACCACCAGCTCCCAAATCGTCTTACCTGGGGGCACAAAGCATCAGAGACCggctgggacccccccaccccaaccccggacgcctgggccccctcgggagcgtgtgtgtcccccccccccggaccacCCCCCGTGGCGGCACTCACCCTCCTCGGCCGGGAgctctgcggcggcggcggcagggagagagACGTTatggggctgccggggggcaACGCCgcccccccacgtccccctgtCCTGCTGCCCCTCTCTGGCTGCCCCCCCCCGCGTGCCCCACATCACCCCTTGTCCcagcatccccccatgtccccgttGTGCCTCCCGTCCCCCCCCATATCCCCCTATGTCCCCGTGCTCACCGTTGTggcccctgtccccccccatcccccctaTGTCCCCACACTGCCCATCATACCCCACATCGCCCCAGCCCCCAGGCTCACCGTTGTGCCCCGTCCCCCCCCATCCTGgctgtgtccccctgtccccccttgtccccctcTCCCCATGCTCACCATTGTGGCTCCcgcccccctgtgtccccccccatcCTCCATGTCCCCACGCTCCCTGTCATGCCCCGTCCCTCCATATCCCCGTGACCCCCCCCTTGGTCCCCTGCACCCATGTCCCTGCACTCCCTGTTGTGTCCTGCGCCACcctgtgtccccctgtgtccccccgtccctgtgctccccattgcaccccatgtCCCCCCTGGTTGCCGTGTCCCCCATCCCCAGGCTCCCCACTGCGCCCCACGTTCCCCCccttgtccctgtgtccccccgtcCCTGAGCTCCCCATTgcgccccacatccccccttgtccccccatCCCCAGGCTCCCCACTgtgccccatgtccccccatgtccccgcgCTCCCCATTGCGCCCCGCGTCCAcccgtgtccccccaccccccgctccCCACTgcaccccgtgtccccccatgtcccccccatccccccgcTCCCCATTGCACCCCGCATCCCCTCATGCTCCCCGTTATGCCCAcctccccccgtgtccccaccgaCCCCAGGCTCCCCACTGTGCCCCGCATCCCCCCGCGCCCCCAGGCTCACCGTTGGGGCCGTACTTCTCGAGGCTGCGCTTCACCTGCTCGGGGGAGAGCCCCACGCTCTCGGTGACCCCGAAGTAGGCCAGGCACTCCTCCACCGTCTTGGCGTGGGCGTTCTCCATGCCGTGGGGCTGCcgcctgccgcgccgcgccgcccggccgtcGCTCGGGGGGGTCCGGGCGCCctcggggccggcgccggcgcgggggcttatgaggggccgcccgcccctggccccccggggcggccccggctgaCGCCGGCGCTGGcacggccgccccccgcccggggccgccgcagcccccggcgtCACTCATCGCCCCCCCGCCACCCGCCCCCCGGTTATTTCTGGCCCTGACGGACAGGCGGGACttgggcgccgtggggcagacCCTCGCCCGGACGCGGGGGTCCCCCCGGGGGGGCTGCGCTGcccgcggggcggagcgggggtgGCCGCGCTGGGGGGCAGAGCGGTCCACCCCACGGACACCTGGGGGGCCGGGAAGCCCACGgggagcgcccggacgcctgggtccctctcagGGTCAGAGGGGTCCACGGGGCAGAGTGAggacgcccggacgcctgggtccctctcagGGTCAGAGGGGTCCACAGggcagcacccggacgcctgggtccctctcggGGTCAGAGGGGTCCacgggggcagagcggggacacctggacgcctgggtccctctcggGGTCAGAAGGGTCCACGGGGCAGAGTGAggacgcccggacgcctgggtccctctcggGGTCAGAGGGGTCCACAGggcagcacccggacgcctgggtccctctcggGGTCAGAGGGGTCCacgggggcagagcggggacacctggacgcctgggtccctctcgaAGGTCAGAGGGGCCCATGGGGcagcacccggacacctgggtccctttcaGGGGTCAGTGGGTCC
This region of Apteryx mantelli isolate bAptMan1 chromosome 38, bAptMan1.hap1, whole genome shotgun sequence genomic DNA includes:
- the ATP2A1 gene encoding sarcoplasmic/endoplasmic reticulum calcium ATPase 1 isoform X2 encodes the protein MENAHAKTVEECLAYFGVTESVGLSPEQVKRSLEKYGPNELPAEEGKTIWELVVEQFEDLLVRILLLAACISFVLAWFEEGEETITAFVEPFVILLILIANAVVGVWQERNAENAIEALKEYEPEMGKVYRADRKAVQRIKARDLVPGDIAEVAVGDKVPADIRIISIKSTTLRVDQSILTGESVSVIKHTEPVPDPRAVNQDKKNMLFSGTNIGAGKAVGIVVATGVNTEIGKIRDEMAATEQDKTPLQQKLDEFGEQLSKVISLICVAVWLINIGHFNDPVHGGSWIRGAIYYFKIAVALAVAAIPEGLPAVITTCLALGTRRMAKKNAIVRSLPSVETLGCTSVICSDKTGTLTTNQMSVCKMFIVDKVEGDVCSLNEFSISGSTYAPEGDVMKNEKHVKAGQYDGLVELATICALCNDSSLDYNESKGIYEKVGEATETALTCLVEKMNVFNTDVRSLSKVERANACNSVIKQLMKKEFTLEFSRDRKSMSVYCSPAKASRAAVGNKMFVKGAPEGVIDRCNYVRVGTTRVPLTPAVKEKILTIIKEWGTGRDTLRCLALATRDTPPKKEDMILEDSTKFAEYEMDLTFVGCVGMLDPPRKEVMGSIQLCRDAGIRVIMITGDNKGTAIAICRRIGIFSEEEEVTGRAYTGREFDDLPPAEQREACRRACCFARVEPTHKSKIVEFLQSFDEITAMTGDGVNDAPALKKAEIGIAMGSGTAVAKTASEMVLADDNFSTIVAAVEEGRAIYNNMKQFIRYLISSNVGEVVCIFLTAALGLPEALIPVQLLWVNLVTDGLPATALGFNPPDLDIMDKPPRSPKEPLISGWLFFRYLAIGGYVGAATVGAAAWWFLYAEDGPSVTYHQLTHFMQCTEHNVEFEGLDCDIFESPVPMTMALSVLVTIEMCNALNSLSENQSLIRMPPWVNIWLVGSICLSMSLHFVILYIEPLPMIFKLTPLDVVHWFMVLKISFPVILLDEALKFVARNYLEA
- the ATP2A1 gene encoding sarcoplasmic/endoplasmic reticulum calcium ATPase 1 isoform X1, whose protein sequence is MENAHAKTVEECLAYFGVTESVGLSPEQVKRSLEKYGPNELPAEEGKTIWELVVEQFEDLLVRILLLAACISFVLAWFEEGEETITAFVEPFVILLILIANAVVGVWQERNAENAIEALKEYEPEMGKVYRADRKAVQRIKARDLVPGDIAEVAVGDKVPADIRIISIKSTTLRVDQSILTGESVSVIKHTEPVPDPRAVNQDKKNMLFSGTNIGAGKAVGIVVATGVNTEIGKIRDEMAATEQDKTPLQQKLDEFGEQLSKVISLICVAVWLINIGHFNDPVHGGSWIRGAIYYFKIAVALAVAAIPEGLPAVITTCLALGTRRMAKKNAIVRSLPSVETLGCTSVICSDKTGTLTTNQMSVCKMFIVDKVEGDVCSLNEFSISGSTYAPEGDVMKNEKHVKAGQYDGLVELATICALCNDSSLDYNESKGIYEKVGEATETALTCLVEKMNVFNTDVRSLSKVERANACNSVIKQLMKKEFTLEFSRDRKSMSVYCSPAKASRAAVGNKMFVKGAPEGVIDRCNYVRVGTTRVPLTPAVKEKILTIIKEWGTGRDTLRCLALATRDTPPKKEDMILEDSTKFAEYEMDLTFVGCVGMLDPPRKEVMGSIQLCRDAGIRVIMITGDNKGTAIAICRRIGIFSEEEEVTGRAYTGREFDDLPPAEQREACRRACCFARVEPTHKSKIVEFLQSFDEITAMTGDGVNDAPALKKAEIGIAMGSGTAVAKTASEMVLADDNFSTIVAAVEEGRAIYNNMKQFIRYLISSNVGEVVCIFLTAALGLPEALIPVQLLWVNLVTDGLPATALGFNPPDLDIMDKPPRSPKEPLISGWLFFRYLAIGGYVGAATVGAAAWWFLYAEDGPSVTYHQLTHFMQCTEHNVEFEGLDCDIFESPVPMTMALSVLVTIEMCNALNSLSENQSLIRMPPWVNIWLVGSICLSMSLHFVILYIEPLPMIFKLTPLDVVHWFMVLKISFPVILLDEALKFVARNYLEGDAEDNRKRQK
- the QPRT gene encoding nicotinate-nucleotide pyrophosphorylase [carboxylating], which produces MDSPPDLSPLLPAPRLQALAQAWLEEDAPGPDYAALAVGQALCRAQLLCKSPGVLAGLPFAEAVWAATGCTVARRAAEGQPVAPVAVVAEVRGPGAGVLLGERVALNCLGRCSGVATAAARAVRLARAVGWPGTVAGTRKTTPGFRLVEKYGLLVGGAHPHRYGLADAVMLKDNHLLAAGAPLAQVVREARQVAGFALRLEVECGSAAEALEAAGAGADIVMLDNFNPETLQAAAAAVKAAHPGVTVEASGGISEATLPRFLGPHVDVVSMGSLTQAAPALDFSLRVLPGEGDGPC